The following coding sequences are from one Mycobacterium bourgelatii window:
- a CDS encoding AAA family ATPase, with translation MTTARTQPDQRELDSVRRIVDAISQAFAAKIVGQRDLRESLLIGLLTGGHILLESVPGLAKTTAAKVLAEAVHGRFQRVQCTPDLLPSDIIGTQIYDSATTSFVTQLGPVHSNVLLLDEINRSSAKTQSAMLEAMEERQTTIGGQVYPIAEPFLVIATQNPVDQEGTYPLSEAQTDRFLIKEIVRYPSPEEEVEVMSRIDAGIYDRGQPTRPVVSLDDVLRLQHLVRHVHMDRALVLYASQLVDVTRHPAQKLPKQIARLIEYGASPRATIAFCKAARARAVLHGRTHVLPEDIAKLAHRVLRHRLILGFEAASANVTPETVIDAVMRVVRVP, from the coding sequence ATGACTACAGCACGGACACAACCGGATCAGCGCGAGCTCGACAGCGTCCGGCGAATCGTAGATGCCATCTCCCAGGCGTTCGCGGCCAAGATCGTCGGGCAGCGCGACCTGCGTGAGTCGCTGCTGATTGGCCTGCTCACGGGCGGCCACATCCTGCTCGAAAGTGTCCCGGGCCTGGCCAAGACCACCGCCGCGAAAGTGCTCGCCGAGGCGGTGCATGGGCGATTTCAACGCGTCCAATGCACGCCTGACCTGCTGCCCAGCGACATCATCGGCACCCAGATCTACGATTCGGCGACGACGTCGTTCGTCACCCAGCTGGGCCCCGTGCACTCCAACGTCCTGCTGCTCGACGAGATCAACCGGTCGAGCGCAAAGACCCAGAGCGCGATGCTCGAGGCGATGGAAGAGCGGCAGACCACCATCGGCGGGCAGGTGTACCCGATCGCGGAGCCGTTCCTGGTCATCGCCACCCAGAACCCCGTCGACCAGGAGGGCACCTACCCGCTCTCCGAGGCGCAGACCGACCGCTTCCTCATCAAGGAGATCGTGCGCTACCCCTCCCCGGAGGAGGAGGTGGAAGTGATGTCACGCATCGACGCCGGCATCTACGACAGGGGCCAGCCGACCAGGCCGGTGGTCAGCCTTGACGACGTGCTGCGGCTGCAGCACCTGGTGCGCCACGTCCACATGGACCGCGCGCTGGTCCTTTACGCCAGCCAACTGGTCGACGTCACCCGCCACCCGGCCCAGAAACTGCCCAAGCAGATCGCGCGCCTCATCGAGTACGGCGCCAGCCCCCGCGCCACCATCGCCTTCTGCAAGGCCGCACGGGCCCGTGCGGTCCTACACGGCCGGACGCACGTGTTGCCCGAGGACATCGCCAAGCTCGCGCACCGGGTGCTGCGGCATCGGCTCATCCTCGGTTTCGAAGCGGCCAGCGCCAACGTCACTCCCGAGACCGTGATCGACGCCGTGATGCGTGTCGTCCGGGTCCCCTGA
- a CDS encoding YchJ family protein, whose protein sequence is MSELFGALCPCGSGAVHQACCGPLLQGERQASTAEELMRSRYSAYACGDADYLFRTWHPRTRPVEVTVDPAVSWTGLEVLDTAAGGPDDELGEVEFMAHFEVVGRADSMHERSRFQRRVGRWFYVDAMTT, encoded by the coding sequence GTGAGCGAATTGTTCGGGGCGTTGTGTCCGTGCGGCAGCGGTGCGGTCCATCAGGCGTGCTGCGGGCCGTTGCTTCAAGGTGAGCGGCAGGCTTCGACGGCCGAAGAGCTGATGCGGTCTAGGTATTCGGCGTACGCCTGTGGCGACGCCGACTATCTGTTCCGCACTTGGCATCCCCGAACGAGGCCGGTCGAGGTGACCGTCGATCCCGCCGTCAGCTGGACCGGTCTCGAGGTGCTCGACACCGCCGCGGGCGGCCCGGATGACGAACTCGGGGAAGTGGAGTTCATGGCCCACTTCGAGGTTGTGGGCCGCGCGGACAGCATGCACGAGCGCAGCCGCTTCCAGCGGCGCGTCGGTCGCTGGTTTTACGTCGATGCGATGACGACCTAA